A portion of the Intestinibacillus sp. Marseille-P6563 genome contains these proteins:
- a CDS encoding recombinase family protein, which produces MKVVYYYRGRTGSAGFLLPEDMALLKRLFAHGSLPPKAQLRGKRCWLYLRVNTNNPAADEIGISGQDTYLRQFAEVNSMQIVGVYKDYMCGWDLRRPSLRFLAREAAEKKMDYILSCKQDRIYRGHDLRGLLQYEDHMHALGVDILYPFEQD; this is translated from the coding sequence ATGAAGGTCGTTTACTACTACAGAGGACGCACCGGCAGCGCAGGATTCCTGCTCCCGGAGGATATGGCACTGCTGAAAAGGCTGTTTGCGCACGGGAGCCTGCCGCCCAAAGCGCAGCTGCGAGGGAAACGCTGCTGGCTGTATCTCCGGGTGAACACGAACAATCCGGCAGCAGACGAGATCGGTATCAGCGGACAGGACACTTACCTGCGCCAATTTGCGGAAGTAAACAGCATGCAGATCGTCGGCGTATACAAAGATTATATGTGCGGATGGGACCTCCGGAGGCCCAGCCTCCGGTTCCTGGCGCGGGAGGCTGCCGAAAAGAAAATGGATTACATCCTGTCCTGTAAACAGGATCGGATCTACCGGGGCCACGACCTGCGGGGCCTCCTGCAGTATGAGGATCACATGCACGCCCTCGGTGTGGACATCCTGTATCCCTTCGAACAGGACTAA
- a CDS encoding PrgI family mobile element protein has product MEVRINKEVRNYQESLFFGLSLRQLIFALLAVAVAVGVYFGLRSVLATAEIGWVCVLCAFPFALGGFFQYNGMTLEQFLLAYIRTEFIYPHRLVFKSDNLYAKLMERSSMKEALKID; this is encoded by the coding sequence ATCGAGGTACGCATCAACAAAGAGGTCCGAAATTATCAGGAGAGCCTGTTTTTCGGACTGTCGCTCCGCCAGCTCATCTTTGCGCTGCTGGCCGTCGCCGTTGCCGTAGGCGTGTATTTTGGCCTGCGCTCTGTGCTGGCGACCGCCGAGATCGGATGGGTCTGCGTCCTGTGCGCTTTTCCCTTCGCCCTCGGCGGCTTTTTCCAGTACAACGGCATGACGCTGGAGCAGTTTCTACTTGCTTATATCCGCACGGAATTTATATATCCTCACCGGCTCGTCTTCAAATCGGACAACCTGTACGCAAAACTCATGGAGCGTTCGAGTATGAAGGAGGCCCTGAAGATTGATTAA
- a CDS encoding DNA-methyltransferase, whose protein sequence is MSDNPQWEIIQGDALKVLSGFAPGTFDAVITDPPYASGGRTQAEKNKSTAKKYSNMGDHAPPPFDGDAKDQRSWTRWAAEWLYDARKICKPGAPVCMFIDWRQLPAATDALQWAGWIWRGTAVWDKGNSRPQKGRFRQQAEYIVWGSNGDMPISRPVPCLPGVFKYGNPQNRIHLTEKPLQLMRDIVKITEPGGRILDPFAGSGTTVLAAVLEGYSATGIEVTDAYAALARGRIRQALEDVQ, encoded by the coding sequence ATGAGCGATAACCCCCAGTGGGAAATCATCCAAGGCGACGCGCTGAAGGTGCTGTCCGGCTTTGCGCCTGGGACCTTCGACGCGGTGATCACAGACCCGCCCTACGCATCCGGCGGGCGCACCCAGGCGGAAAAGAACAAGTCCACGGCCAAGAAATACTCCAACATGGGCGACCATGCTCCGCCGCCCTTTGACGGGGACGCCAAGGACCAGCGGTCATGGACGCGCTGGGCGGCGGAGTGGCTGTACGACGCCAGAAAAATCTGTAAGCCCGGCGCCCCGGTGTGTATGTTCATCGACTGGCGGCAGCTTCCCGCAGCTACGGACGCCCTCCAGTGGGCTGGCTGGATCTGGCGCGGCACCGCCGTCTGGGACAAGGGCAACAGCCGGCCCCAGAAGGGACGCTTCCGCCAGCAGGCGGAGTACATCGTCTGGGGATCCAACGGGGACATGCCCATCAGCCGGCCTGTGCCCTGCCTGCCCGGCGTGTTCAAGTACGGCAACCCCCAGAACCGCATCCACCTGACGGAAAAGCCCCTGCAACTTATGCGGGACATCGTGAAGATCACCGAGCCGGGCGGACGGATCCTGGACCCCTTTGCCGGCAGCGGCACCACGGTGCTGGCCGCTGTGCTGGAGGGCTACTCCGCCACCGGCATCGAAGTCACGGACGCCTATGCCGCACTGGCCAGAGGCCGGATCCGCCAGGCGCTGGAGGACGTCCAATGA
- a CDS encoding DUF7768 domain-containing protein translates to MTFYEQELRKLFADGTVIGSPTFAGRACLGTLGKDLRARVQFVTSGHADHYDAISVTVLNRTDGVVDKLRLRLKDILGVKQVPGNPNFRNGVAPHIWEDSGKAEWYAFRPSAADYSAMRQAVSEYLGVFRDRVTERRQDGPRLVYICAPLRGEVEKNIAFARDRAREVFVEGNVPICPHLMFPPIADPENPAQDQAAREMGLRLVESCQQVNVYGPVWTEGMWAEINHAERLGIPVLTDQKELGKPPRRRTKQGKER, encoded by the coding sequence ATGACGTTTTACGAACAGGAACTTCGGAAACTGTTTGCGGACGGCACGGTGATCGGCAGCCCCACTTTTGCGGGCCGGGCCTGTTTGGGAACGCTGGGAAAGGATCTCCGTGCCCGTGTGCAGTTTGTGACATCAGGCCACGCGGATCACTATGACGCCATCAGCGTTACGGTGCTGAACCGCACAGACGGCGTAGTAGATAAGCTCCGCCTCCGGCTGAAGGATATCCTCGGCGTCAAGCAGGTGCCAGGCAACCCCAACTTCCGTAATGGCGTAGCGCCGCATATCTGGGAAGATAGCGGGAAAGCGGAGTGGTACGCCTTCCGCCCATCCGCGGCGGACTATTCCGCCATGCGGCAGGCTGTGAGCGAGTACCTGGGAGTGTTCCGGGATCGTGTGACGGAGCGCCGGCAGGATGGCCCAAGACTCGTCTACATCTGCGCCCCGCTCCGTGGCGAGGTAGAGAAAAATATCGCCTTTGCCAGAGATAGAGCGCGGGAGGTGTTCGTGGAGGGCAACGTGCCCATCTGCCCCCATTTGATGTTTCCGCCCATTGCCGACCCGGAAAACCCGGCACAGGATCAGGCGGCACGGGAGATGGGCCTGCGGTTGGTGGAGTCCTGCCAGCAGGTCAACGTCTACGGCCCCGTCTGGACGGAGGGCATGTGGGCGGAGATCAACCACGCCGAGAGGCTGGGGATCCCTGTCCTGACAGACCAAAAGGAGCTGGGAAAGCCCCCGCGCCGGCGAACCAAGCAAGGGAAGGAGCGATGA
- a CDS encoding relaxase/mobilization nuclease domain-containing protein, whose product MAVTKILARKGRLDVGVRYVLNGDKTNEQILTASQGCSTEHAVSRMMKTKQHYRQTDGVQYYHIIQSFKPGEVTPELALEIAKAFAAEHLPGYQAVIGVHVDKEHIHAHTIFNSVNADTGEKYHSNARSYYSQIRATSDRLCREHGLSVVMESKAEKAVSYIEWLRQSKGQPTFRSMLEADLREAIEDANDIGHFFLIMEHKGYEIKHGSRLGFRLRGQPRPSGTGLGRPGGKVPGQERFMIPGRKDPLFTEDGIRAAIGGNLDAIAAGTRPAIIYRPRYQPYRRHPKYTGFMALYVHYLYLLGKAGQRQYPPKMTPHLRREIMKFESYKEQFAFLRAHGVSTAEDLQAVRARAEETLASLNKQRTILNVRKKKRRALYDALSDAEALAPAKDCYESGMPGMEEPFARYMDAVSALEQCGIHREQLMAEKAELYRQLADVNREIRRARKEISMCDTIERNRPQMEHDIHVAEAKAKEVERDEYRRR is encoded by the coding sequence ATGGCGGTTACGAAAATCCTCGCCCGCAAGGGCCGGCTGGACGTGGGAGTCCGGTATGTCCTCAATGGGGACAAAACAAATGAACAGATCCTGACTGCCAGCCAAGGCTGCTCTACCGAACATGCCGTCAGCCGTATGATGAAAACCAAGCAGCACTATCGTCAGACAGATGGCGTCCAGTATTATCACATTATCCAGTCCTTCAAGCCCGGCGAGGTCACCCCGGAACTGGCGCTGGAGATCGCAAAGGCGTTTGCTGCAGAGCATCTGCCCGGCTACCAGGCGGTCATCGGCGTCCATGTGGACAAGGAGCATATCCACGCCCACACGATTTTCAATTCCGTAAATGCGGATACCGGTGAGAAGTATCACAGCAACGCCCGCAGTTACTACAGCCAGATCCGGGCCACCTCGGACCGCCTGTGCCGGGAACACGGCCTCTCTGTTGTCATGGAGAGCAAAGCAGAAAAGGCAGTCAGTTACATCGAGTGGCTGCGGCAGAGCAAGGGCCAGCCCACCTTCCGCTCCATGCTGGAGGCGGATCTGCGGGAGGCCATAGAGGACGCCAACGATATCGGCCACTTCTTCCTCATCATGGAGCATAAGGGCTATGAGATCAAGCATGGTTCCCGGCTGGGCTTCCGCCTTCGCGGCCAGCCTCGGCCCAGCGGAACGGGCCTCGGCAGACCCGGCGGGAAGGTGCCGGGCCAGGAACGGTTCATGATACCGGGCCGAAAGGACCCGCTGTTCACCGAGGACGGCATCCGCGCCGCCATTGGAGGGAATCTGGATGCCATTGCCGCAGGTACGCGCCCCGCCATCATTTACCGGCCGCGGTACCAGCCGTACCGCAGGCATCCCAAGTACACCGGATTTATGGCCCTGTACGTCCACTACCTCTATCTGCTGGGCAAGGCCGGGCAGCGGCAGTACCCGCCGAAGATGACGCCCCATCTCAGGCGGGAGATCATGAAGTTTGAGAGCTACAAGGAACAATTCGCCTTCCTGCGGGCGCATGGCGTCTCCACGGCAGAGGACCTGCAGGCCGTCCGCGCCCGCGCAGAGGAAACGCTGGCCAGCCTCAACAAGCAGCGCACCATCCTCAACGTGCGGAAGAAGAAACGGCGGGCACTCTACGACGCCCTCTCCGACGCGGAGGCCCTCGCCCCGGCAAAGGACTGCTATGAGTCCGGCATGCCCGGCATGGAGGAACCCTTCGCCCGCTACATGGACGCCGTCTCCGCGCTGGAGCAGTGTGGGATCCATAGGGAGCAGCTCATGGCGGAAAAGGCGGAGTTGTACCGGCAGTTGGCGGACGTCAACCGTGAGATCCGGCGGGCGCGGAAGGAGATTTCCATGTGCGATACCATTGAGCGGAACCGGCCTCAGATGGAACACGACATCCATGTGGCCGAGGCCAAGGCAAAGGAGGTGGAACGAGATGAATATCGGAGGCGGTGA
- a CDS encoding molecular chaperone GrpE, with product MLYAYIFLGAGILILSILFRLAAVFRLTIPLLYALVVPTLLSDWYYAHYTLANVIWYILLAVTALSWVYSLVRKISAIMERRRREKEKEEILIQRVREAGRNGGGIVHIDDLQD from the coding sequence ATGTTATATGCATATATTTTCCTGGGAGCCGGGATCCTGATCCTGTCCATCCTGTTCCGCCTGGCCGCGGTGTTCCGTCTGACCATCCCGCTGCTGTACGCGCTGGTGGTGCCGACGCTTCTGAGCGATTGGTACTACGCCCACTACACGCTGGCTAATGTGATCTGGTACATCCTACTGGCTGTGACGGCCCTGTCCTGGGTGTACTCTCTGGTGCGGAAGATCTCCGCCATCATGGAGCGGCGCCGGCGCGAGAAAGAAAAAGAGGAAATTTTGATCCAGCGGGTGCGGGAGGCCGGCCGCAACGGCGGCGGTATCGTCCATATTGATGACCTGCAGGATTAA
- a CDS encoding formate hydrogenlyase — protein sequence MNHKFEKRAKRIYAMLSCFVMVAVMTVCPAFAADDPLAVVTNLSDFIFSLIRAIGLILLGFGVLQLGLSLKSHDPSQRANGMLTIAGGIVITFTKEILTLITG from the coding sequence ATGAATCATAAATTTGAAAAGCGGGCAAAGCGCATTTACGCCATGCTTTCCTGCTTTGTGATGGTCGCGGTCATGACCGTCTGTCCTGCCTTCGCGGCGGACGATCCGCTGGCGGTTGTGACAAATCTGAGCGACTTCATTTTTTCCCTCATCCGGGCCATCGGCCTCATCCTGCTGGGCTTCGGCGTCCTCCAGCTGGGCCTGTCCCTCAAGAGCCACGACCCCTCCCAGCGCGCCAACGGCATGCTCACCATCGCGGGCGGCATTGTTATCACGTTTACCAAGGAGATCCTCACCCTCATCACCGGCTGA
- a CDS encoding VirD4-like conjugal transfer protein, CD1115 family, translating to MPLNKPGRSGGILPYLFLYIPVVWAALLIAQSLGNGLPELLTNLTAALQTPLKIRWTEHSLMSILACTGAYIIGICLYCTTQGRTRDGEEHGSAQWASPKQVNAMFCQKQNKPLTQNVRLGLDTHKHRRSLNVLVIGGSGAAKTRSYVLPNILEANTNYVITDPKMEVLTATGGYLKSQGYDVRVLNLVNLEQSDGYNPFRYIRDEKDALRLVNNLIQATTPKNSHESDPFWTKAETALLQAIILMLFQEAPESEQNFSMVMRVLEYAEVKEDDEDHVSPLDLLFSAIEREKPDSVAVRQYKVFKMAAGKTSKSILVSTAVRLAPFNLPQIRAITDHDDMDLYTLGEKKCALYAVIPDNDNTYNFLVSLLYSQVFHTLYYCADQIHHGPLPQHVHFILDEAPSVNLPGLPRELATMRSRNISCSTIIQNMAQIKEQFKDSWETIPGNSDTLLYLGGNESSTHKYISEALGKSTIDTKTHGETKGKSGSWSTNMQISGRELLTPDEVRRLDNRYAILLIRGAGPVMDLKYDLMKHPAVRQTSLAGGPPYIHHRQHQAPVISGHELFAAFSTDDTNKDKENAA from the coding sequence ATGCCGCTGAATAAACCGGGCAGATCGGGAGGGATCCTCCCGTATCTGTTTCTCTACATCCCCGTGGTCTGGGCCGCTCTCCTGATTGCCCAGTCCCTCGGGAACGGCCTGCCGGAGCTGCTGACGAACCTGACCGCGGCCCTGCAGACTCCTTTGAAGATCCGCTGGACGGAACACAGCCTGATGAGCATCCTCGCCTGCACCGGCGCGTACATCATAGGCATCTGCCTGTATTGCACCACACAGGGCCGCACCCGTGACGGCGAGGAACACGGCTCGGCACAGTGGGCGTCTCCCAAACAGGTCAACGCTATGTTCTGTCAAAAGCAGAATAAGCCCCTGACACAAAATGTCCGTTTGGGGCTGGATACCCACAAGCACCGCAGGTCCCTCAACGTACTGGTCATCGGCGGCAGCGGCGCGGCCAAGACCCGCAGCTATGTCCTGCCTAACATTCTGGAGGCCAACACCAACTATGTGATCACCGATCCCAAAATGGAGGTGCTGACTGCCACCGGCGGCTACCTCAAAAGCCAGGGCTACGATGTGCGGGTGCTGAATCTTGTCAATCTGGAGCAGTCGGACGGATACAACCCTTTCCGTTACATTCGGGATGAGAAAGACGCCCTGCGGCTTGTCAATAACCTCATTCAAGCCACAACACCCAAGAACAGCCATGAGTCGGATCCGTTCTGGACCAAGGCCGAAACGGCGCTGCTGCAGGCCATCATTCTCATGCTGTTTCAGGAGGCGCCGGAGTCCGAGCAGAACTTTTCCATGGTCATGCGGGTGCTGGAATACGCGGAGGTAAAAGAGGACGACGAGGACCACGTCTCGCCGCTGGATCTGCTGTTCAGCGCCATTGAACGGGAGAAGCCGGACAGCGTCGCCGTCCGGCAATATAAGGTCTTTAAGATGGCGGCGGGCAAGACTTCCAAGAGTATTCTTGTGTCCACAGCCGTACGCTTGGCACCGTTCAATCTGCCCCAGATCCGGGCCATCACGGACCACGACGATATGGATCTGTACACGCTGGGAGAGAAGAAATGTGCCCTGTACGCTGTTATCCCGGACAATGACAATACCTATAACTTCTTGGTAAGTCTGCTTTATTCCCAAGTGTTCCATACCCTCTACTACTGCGCGGACCAGATCCACCACGGGCCGCTGCCCCAGCATGTCCACTTCATCCTGGATGAGGCTCCCTCGGTCAATTTGCCGGGGCTGCCCCGCGAACTGGCAACCATGAGGTCCAGAAACATCTCCTGCAGCACCATCATCCAAAACATGGCGCAGATCAAGGAGCAGTTCAAGGACTCCTGGGAAACCATCCCCGGCAACTCGGACACCCTGCTGTACCTCGGCGGCAACGAGTCCAGCACCCACAAGTACATTTCCGAGGCCCTCGGCAAATCCACCATCGATACCAAGACCCATGGGGAAACCAAAGGTAAGTCCGGCTCATGGTCCACCAACATGCAGATCAGCGGCCGGGAACTGCTGACGCCGGACGAGGTGCGGCGGCTAGACAACCGGTACGCCATCCTGCTCATCCGCGGCGCTGGGCCAGTGATGGATCTGAAATACGATTTAATGAAACACCCCGCGGTCCGCCAAACCTCACTGGCTGGTGGGCCGCCCTATATTCATCACAGGCAGCATCAAGCACCGGTGATTTCTGGACATGAACTTTTTGCGGCATTTTCCACCGATGACACCAATAAAGATAAGGAGAATGCAGCATGA
- a CDS encoding DUF6329 domain-containing protein → MQNDTPIIKTAPFTVVREIILPESKYRRFQADLLAEAPFIAARTQLTGYSEKFGRFRCLLVTARRRQDGILVDSEGYTYARYAAYVRDKRELDLAGVPQDNLDFKAHER, encoded by the coding sequence TTGCAAAACGACACCCCGATCATCAAGACCGCGCCTTTTACGGTGGTGCGGGAGATCATCCTGCCGGAATCCAAATACCGCCGCTTTCAAGCGGACCTGCTGGCCGAGGCCCCTTTCATCGCCGCAAGGACCCAGCTCACCGGGTACAGCGAGAAGTTCGGCCGCTTCCGCTGCCTGCTGGTCACCGCCCGCAGGCGGCAGGACGGCATCCTCGTTGACAGCGAAGGTTACACCTACGCCCGCTATGCGGCGTATGTGCGGGACAAGCGCGAACTGGATCTGGCCGGCGTCCCGCAGGATAACCTGGACTTCAAGGCCCATGAGCGGTGA
- a CDS encoding DUF3801 domain-containing protein produces MNIGGGEAADQLVRMMLSGGEVAVRLTGSAVKNLLAISLALAKSHKKISGKVRMGKMLQQTRDLRVFPMTQEEYREFRHKAREPKLLYAAIQNSRDPNDPQSMVDVVMPATEVERANLVFQKMMYQQPEAPQKEQPERERQPEKEPGTPKKDSRSGRASRDTSTSSPMHAGSAARTTSDERPSVEGRLQDYRAQLEEQRRRAPARQKTKTRTKTR; encoded by the coding sequence ATGAATATCGGAGGCGGTGAAGCTGCGGACCAACTGGTCCGCATGATGCTCTCTGGTGGTGAGGTCGCAGTTCGGCTGACCGGTTCGGCAGTGAAAAATCTTTTGGCCATATCGCTGGCGCTGGCGAAAAGCCACAAGAAGATCAGCGGCAAGGTCCGCATGGGCAAAATGCTGCAGCAGACACGGGATCTGCGGGTATTCCCCATGACGCAGGAGGAATACCGGGAGTTCAGGCACAAGGCGCGGGAACCGAAATTGCTCTATGCGGCCATCCAAAACTCCAGAGATCCCAATGACCCCCAAAGCATGGTAGATGTTGTCATGCCGGCCACAGAGGTGGAACGGGCCAACTTGGTGTTCCAGAAGATGATGTACCAGCAGCCGGAGGCCCCCCAGAAGGAGCAGCCGGAACGGGAGCGGCAACCGGAGAAGGAACCTGGAACGCCAAAAAAAGATTCCCGGTCGGGACGCGCCTCGCGCGATACCAGCACCAGCTCTCCTATGCACGCCGGGAGCGCGGCGAGGACGACGAGTGATGAGCGGCCCTCCGTTGAGGGCCGCCTGCAGGACTATCGCGCACAGTTGGAGGAACAGCGGCGGCGCGCCCCGGCCAGGCAGAAAACCAAGACGCGGACCAAGACCAGATAA
- a CDS encoding plasmid mobilization protein, with translation MQEKSKFLSVRLTAEEREHLDRLAKESGLSLSNVIRSCINRTEIRQRQPAEINDLYREINRIGVNINQIARSVNAGIATRQDVKEALFLLRQVYLLMERVADL, from the coding sequence GTGCAGGAAAAAAGCAAATTTCTCTCCGTGCGGCTGACCGCGGAGGAACGGGAACACCTTGACCGGCTGGCCAAAGAGTCCGGCCTGTCCCTGAGTAACGTCATCCGCTCCTGTATCAACCGCACGGAGATCCGCCAGCGCCAGCCGGCGGAAATCAACGACTTATATCGGGAGATCAACCGAATCGGCGTGAATATCAATCAGATCGCCCGGAGCGTCAACGCCGGCATCGCTACCCGACAAGACGTAAAAGAGGCGCTGTTCCTGCTGCGGCAGGTGTACCTGCTCATGGAAAGGGTCGCGGATCTGTAA